A single window of Cytobacillus dafuensis DNA harbors:
- the accC gene encoding acetyl-CoA carboxylase biotin carboxylase subunit, giving the protein MIKKLLIANRGEIAVRIIRACREMGIESVAVYSEADREALHVQLADEAYCIGPKASKDSYLNFTNIISVAKLTDCDAIHPGYGFLAENADFAELCRECNIIFVGPTPEAITKMGTKDIARETMKAAGVPIVPGSNGIIKDIDEAIELANKIEYPVIIKATAGGGGKGIRVAKNEQELVKGINITQQEALTAFGNPGVYIEKYIEDFRHVEIQVLADTHGNVVHLGERDCSIQRRLQKLLEETPSPALDGETRQEMGNAAVKAAKAVDYTGAGTIEFIYDYRKRKFYFMEMNTRIQVEHPVTEMVTGVDLIKEQIKVASGEKLNFSQQDVTFNGWSIECRINAENPEKNFMPSAGRIEMYLPPGGLGVRVDSAAYPGYMIPPYYDSMIAKVITYGATRDEAIARMKRALSEFVIEGIHTTIPFHLKLLSHEKFIDGQFNTKFLEMYNVMQIED; this is encoded by the coding sequence ATGATAAAAAAACTGTTAATTGCAAACAGAGGAGAAATCGCTGTTCGGATTATACGTGCTTGCCGCGAAATGGGGATTGAATCTGTCGCCGTCTATTCTGAGGCTGATCGAGAAGCTCTTCATGTACAGCTTGCGGATGAAGCATATTGTATTGGACCGAAAGCATCAAAAGATAGCTACTTGAATTTTACAAATATTATTAGCGTTGCTAAGCTTACAGATTGTGACGCTATCCATCCAGGATATGGATTTTTAGCAGAGAATGCTGATTTTGCAGAGCTTTGCCGTGAATGTAATATTATTTTTGTCGGTCCCACACCGGAAGCAATTACGAAAATGGGAACAAAAGACATAGCAAGAGAAACGATGAAAGCAGCAGGTGTTCCAATTGTTCCGGGCTCGAACGGCATTATTAAGGATATTGATGAAGCAATTGAGCTTGCAAATAAAATAGAATACCCTGTTATTATTAAAGCTACAGCCGGTGGCGGTGGAAAAGGGATTAGGGTTGCAAAGAATGAACAGGAGCTTGTTAAGGGAATTAATATTACTCAACAGGAGGCTTTAACGGCTTTTGGAAATCCAGGAGTTTATATTGAAAAATATATAGAAGATTTCCGTCATGTTGAGATCCAGGTTCTTGCAGATACACATGGAAATGTCGTTCACCTTGGCGAAAGAGATTGTTCGATCCAACGACGCCTGCAAAAGTTGCTTGAGGAAACCCCTTCCCCTGCTCTAGATGGCGAAACTCGTCAAGAAATGGGAAATGCTGCTGTAAAAGCTGCTAAAGCAGTTGATTATACAGGTGCAGGCACAATAGAATTTATTTATGATTATCGTAAACGTAAATTCTACTTTATGGAAATGAACACACGGATTCAAGTGGAGCATCCAGTTACTGAAATGGTAACAGGGGTAGATTTAATTAAAGAGCAAATAAAAGTAGCTTCAGGAGAAAAGCTGAATTTTAGCCAACAGGATGTTACTTTTAACGGTTGGTCAATCGAATGTCGGATTAATGCAGAGAATCCCGAAAAAAACTTTATGCCATCTGCAGGTAGAATTGAAATGTACCTTCCACCTGGTGGCTTAGGCGTTCGTGTTGATTCAGCCGCATATCCGGGCTATATGATTCCACCATATTATGATTCCATGATCGCAAAAGTCATAACCTACGGAGCTACAAGGGATGAAGCGATTGCAAGGATGAAGAGAGCATTAAGTGAATTTGTGATCGAAGGAATTCATACAACGATTCCGTTTCATTTGAAGCTTCTAAGCCATGAAAAATTTATTGATGGCCAATTTAATACAAAGTTTTTAGAAATGTATAATGTGATGCAAATAGAAGACTAA
- the xseA gene encoding exodeoxyribonuclease VII large subunit, protein MKEQRYLTVNALTKYIKRKFDADPHLQDVMVKGEISNFKQHSSGHMYFTLKDEKARVLAVMFSSYNRSMKFSPENGMKVLISGDLTVYEPSGQYQIYIKEMQPDGIGDLYLAYEQLKEKLEKEGLFAPQNKKPIPKFPKTVGIITSPTGAAIRDILTTIKRRYPIANILIFPALVQGVHAAPSIVKSLNIANQLNDTDVLIIGRGGGSIEELWAFNEEEVAKAIFNSKIPIISAVGHETDFTIADFVADLRAPTPTGAAELAVPHIEDLTEKVLVRQSRLIRSLKEQISLRKERLSRIQKSYAFRFPQKLYEQKLEQVDRLSEQLEKGSKKLFDLKINQWENMHKRMQRKSMNELIRASKEQHEKAHKQLNKAMTQIFSEKEKDFSHKIANLEALSPLKIMDRGYSLIYSAQDKLINSIKKVNKNDQIKVKVSDGTIHCYVTDMEE, encoded by the coding sequence ATGAAAGAACAGCGTTATTTAACGGTGAATGCTCTAACAAAGTATATTAAAAGAAAATTTGATGCTGATCCACACCTACAGGATGTAATGGTTAAGGGAGAAATTTCCAATTTTAAACAACATTCGAGCGGACATATGTATTTTACACTAAAGGATGAAAAGGCGCGCGTTCTTGCTGTTATGTTTTCGAGCTATAATCGTTCGATGAAATTCTCTCCTGAAAACGGAATGAAAGTGCTTATTAGCGGAGATCTTACCGTTTATGAACCTTCTGGTCAATATCAAATTTATATTAAGGAAATGCAGCCAGATGGAATTGGGGATTTATATTTAGCATATGAACAACTAAAAGAAAAGCTAGAAAAAGAAGGTTTGTTTGCTCCTCAAAATAAAAAGCCTATCCCAAAATTCCCAAAAACTGTCGGGATTATTACTTCACCGACGGGTGCAGCAATTAGGGATATTTTAACAACTATTAAACGTAGGTACCCTATTGCGAATATTCTTATTTTCCCAGCCCTTGTTCAGGGCGTACATGCAGCACCTTCTATTGTGAAATCACTAAATATAGCAAATCAATTGAACGATACAGATGTGCTCATTATTGGACGTGGCGGAGGGTCGATTGAAGAACTCTGGGCGTTTAATGAAGAGGAAGTAGCTAAAGCCATATTCAACTCAAAGATTCCAATTATTTCTGCTGTTGGTCATGAAACAGACTTTACAATAGCTGATTTTGTAGCTGATTTACGCGCCCCTACTCCAACTGGAGCAGCGGAGTTGGCGGTTCCTCATATTGAGGACCTTACTGAAAAAGTGCTTGTACGTCAGTCACGTTTAATTAGGTCGCTAAAGGAACAAATTTCTTTAAGGAAAGAAAGACTTTCGAGAATCCAAAAATCTTATGCATTCCGCTTTCCTCAAAAATTATATGAACAGAAGCTCGAACAAGTGGACCGTCTCTCAGAACAGCTAGAAAAAGGATCAAAAAAGCTTTTTGATTTGAAAATTAATCAATGGGAAAATATGCATAAGCGCATGCAAAGAAAGTCTATGAATGAATTAATTCGAGCATCAAAAGAGCAGCATGAAAAAGCACATAAACAACTTAATAAAGCGATGACTCAAATTTTTTCTGAAAAAGAGAAGGATTTTTCACATAAAATTGCTAATTTGGAAGCATTAAGTCCATTAAAGATCATGGATAGAGGTTATAGTCTAATTTATTCAGCGCAGGATAAGCTCATTAACTCAATTAAAAAAGTGAATAAGAATGATCAAATTAAAGTAAAGGTATCCGATGGAACAATACATTGTTATGTAACGGATATGGAGGAGTGA
- the spoIIIAG gene encoding stage III sporulation protein AG: MDKEKGPFTLLKKWLSKDDHTDKKPGKYQYLLLVLLFGAAIMLISNIFFKDEPSNASLEVLKNQEEANDEEDIEAFKHKQKEGNDLIASYERAYEAKLKDALDVIIGVDDVTVVVNVEGTEKKVLEKNRTNKIQITDETDREGGKRKVEDQSIEEQLVITRNGEKEVPIEIETKKPKISGVLVVAKGADNIQVKKWIIEAVSRVLDVPSHRVAVMPKKTKGES; encoded by the coding sequence ATGGATAAAGAAAAAGGGCCTTTCACTTTATTGAAAAAATGGCTTTCCAAAGATGATCACACTGACAAAAAGCCAGGGAAATATCAATATTTGCTTCTCGTCCTCCTTTTTGGCGCTGCTATTATGCTAATTAGTAATATCTTTTTTAAGGATGAGCCATCCAATGCTAGCTTAGAAGTGTTAAAAAATCAAGAAGAGGCAAATGATGAGGAAGATATAGAAGCTTTTAAACATAAGCAAAAGGAAGGCAATGACTTGATAGCTTCTTATGAAAGGGCATATGAAGCTAAGCTCAAAGATGCACTCGATGTCATTATCGGTGTTGACGATGTGACGGTCGTCGTTAATGTTGAAGGAACAGAGAAAAAGGTACTCGAGAAAAACAGAACCAATAAAATACAAATTACCGATGAGACCGATCGAGAAGGCGGAAAGAGAAAAGTTGAAGATCAGTCAATAGAAGAACAGCTCGTTATAACGAGAAATGGAGAAAAAGAGGTTCCTATTGAAATAGAAACGAAGAAACCAAAAATTAGTGGTGTTCTCGTCGTTGCAAAAGGGGCTGATAATATACAAGTAAAGAAATGGATAATAGAAGCGGTATCAAGAGTACTTGATGTTCCAAGTCATAGAGTGGCTGTTATGCCTAAAAAAACTAAGGGGGAATCATAG
- the folD gene encoding bifunctional methylenetetrahydrofolate dehydrogenase/methenyltetrahydrofolate cyclohydrolase FolD, which translates to MTMNLIDGKEIARQKRSFIAEEVEKLKKEGIIPGLAVILVGNNPASKTYVTNKERTCRELGMHSVLIELDEDVSEQVLLEKVMELNADPDIHGILVQMPLPKHISEIKVIETISPDKDVDGFHPVNIGRMMTGQDAFLPCTPYGVIEMLDFINADISGKHVVVVGRSNIVGKPAGQLFLNKNATVTYCHSKSTDLMQYTRQADILVAAVGKVNLITKDHVKEGAIVIDVGMNRNNEGKLCGDVDFDNVKEVASYITPVPGGVGPMTITMLMFNTLKAAKSIRNK; encoded by the coding sequence ATGACAATGAATTTGATTGATGGGAAAGAAATTGCAAGACAAAAAAGATCTTTTATTGCAGAAGAAGTGGAAAAATTAAAAAAAGAGGGTATTATTCCTGGACTTGCTGTTATTCTAGTTGGCAATAACCCAGCATCAAAAACCTATGTTACAAATAAAGAAAGAACATGTCGAGAGCTTGGCATGCATTCCGTATTAATAGAACTAGATGAAGATGTTAGTGAGCAAGTGCTGCTGGAGAAGGTGATGGAATTAAATGCTGATCCGGACATTCATGGTATCCTTGTTCAAATGCCATTACCAAAACATATTAGTGAAATTAAGGTCATTGAAACCATTTCTCCAGATAAAGATGTTGACGGCTTCCATCCTGTCAATATCGGAAGAATGATGACAGGGCAAGATGCTTTCTTACCTTGTACACCATATGGCGTAATAGAGATGCTTGACTTTATTAATGCTGATATTTCAGGTAAGCATGTAGTTGTTGTTGGAAGAAGTAATATTGTTGGTAAGCCTGCTGGGCAATTATTTTTAAATAAAAATGCAACAGTTACATATTGTCATTCCAAATCAACAGATTTAATGCAATATACGAGGCAAGCAGATATCCTTGTTGCAGCTGTGGGAAAGGTCAATTTAATTACAAAAGACCATGTTAAAGAAGGTGCTATTGTAATAGATGTCGGCATGAACCGAAATAATGAAGGCAAACTTTGTGGGGACGTGGATTTTGATAATGTGAAGGAAGTAGCGAGCTATATCACTCCTGTCCCAGGCGGAGTTGGACCAATGACTATTACGATGCTTATGTTTAATACGTTAAAAGCTGCTAAATCAATTCGAAATAAATAG
- the dxs gene encoding 1-deoxy-D-xylulose-5-phosphate synthase, with translation MDLMTIKDPSFLKGLSNKELEELSQDIRKFLIERLSSTGGHIGPNLGVVELTIALHKCFDSPKDKIIWDVGHQSYVHKILTGRASQFDTLRQYKGLCGFPKMAESEHDVWETGHSSTSLSAAMGMAIARDLKKENSFVIPIIGDGALTGGMALEALNHIGHEKKNMIVILNDNEMSIAPNVGALHNVLGKLRTAGKYHWVKDELELFLKKIPAVGGKLASTAERLKDSLKYLFVSGMFFEEMGFTYLGPVDGHDFESLFENLSYAKKTEGPVLLHVITKKGKGYRPAENDTIGTWHGTGPYKIETGDFVKPLNVPPAWSKLVSETVRRLAREDERIVAITPAMPVGSKLEGFASEFPERMYDVGIAEQHAATVAAGLATQNMKPFLAIYSTFLQRAYDQVVHDICRQNLNVFIGIDRAGLVGADGETHQGVFDIAFLRHVPNLVLMMPKDENEGQHMVYTAIKYDDGPIAMRFPRGNGIGVPMDEKLNTIPIGTWEVLKKGSDAAILTFGTTIPMAMKAASILEKKGISIKVINARFIKPLDEKMLLGLFNESLPILTIEEAVLQGGFGSAVLEFAHEKGYHQVEIERMGIPDHFIEHGSVDKLLEEIGMTTGDVVDRMSNLVGKKQKRA, from the coding sequence ATGGATCTAATGACAATTAAAGACCCTTCTTTTTTAAAAGGGCTCTCTAATAAAGAATTAGAAGAATTAAGTCAGGACATTCGCAAATTCCTGATTGAAAGATTATCAAGTACTGGAGGCCATATAGGCCCAAACTTAGGTGTTGTGGAATTAACGATTGCATTGCATAAATGCTTTGACAGTCCTAAGGACAAAATTATTTGGGATGTTGGTCACCAATCATATGTACACAAAATTCTAACTGGCCGTGCAAGTCAATTTGATACGTTGCGCCAATATAAAGGACTTTGCGGTTTTCCGAAAATGGCTGAAAGCGAGCATGATGTCTGGGAAACAGGACATAGTTCTACTTCCTTGTCTGCAGCAATGGGGATGGCCATTGCACGTGACCTAAAAAAAGAGAACTCATTTGTTATCCCAATTATTGGGGATGGTGCCTTGACAGGTGGAATGGCCTTAGAGGCATTAAACCATATTGGTCACGAAAAAAAGAATATGATCGTTATTTTAAATGATAATGAAATGTCCATTGCACCTAATGTTGGAGCGTTGCACAATGTCCTTGGCAAACTTCGGACAGCTGGAAAGTATCATTGGGTAAAGGATGAACTAGAACTCTTTCTTAAGAAAATCCCCGCTGTTGGTGGAAAACTTGCTTCAACAGCTGAAAGATTAAAGGATAGCTTAAAATATCTTTTCGTTTCCGGAATGTTTTTTGAAGAAATGGGCTTCACTTACTTAGGTCCTGTTGATGGACATGATTTTGAAAGCTTATTTGAAAATTTAAGCTATGCCAAGAAAACAGAAGGTCCAGTCCTTCTCCATGTTATTACAAAAAAGGGGAAGGGATATCGCCCAGCAGAAAATGACACGATTGGTACTTGGCATGGAACAGGTCCTTATAAGATTGAAACTGGAGACTTTGTCAAACCACTAAATGTACCGCCTGCTTGGAGCAAGCTTGTTAGTGAAACGGTTCGAAGATTGGCGAGAGAAGATGAGAGGATTGTAGCGATAACTCCAGCCATGCCAGTTGGATCTAAACTGGAAGGCTTTGCTAGCGAATTTCCTGAACGAATGTATGATGTGGGAATTGCAGAACAGCATGCTGCAACAGTCGCAGCTGGTTTAGCAACACAGAATATGAAGCCATTTCTCGCAATATATTCCACATTCCTACAAAGAGCATACGATCAGGTTGTACATGATATTTGCCGTCAGAATTTGAATGTATTTATTGGAATTGATCGTGCAGGACTTGTAGGAGCGGATGGGGAAACACATCAAGGAGTATTTGATATCGCCTTTTTAAGACATGTTCCAAATCTTGTATTGATGATGCCGAAGGATGAAAATGAAGGACAGCATATGGTTTACACAGCAATTAAGTATGATGATGGACCCATTGCAATGAGATTTCCTCGTGGAAATGGAATTGGTGTTCCAATGGATGAGAAATTAAATACGATTCCAATTGGCACATGGGAAGTATTGAAAAAAGGCTCAGATGCAGCTATTTTAACCTTTGGCACGACAATTCCTATGGCCATGAAAGCTGCGAGTATTTTAGAGAAAAAAGGAATATCTATAAAGGTAATCAATGCAAGATTTATTAAACCATTAGATGAAAAAATGCTTTTAGGACTATTTAATGAAAGTCTGCCAATTCTAACAATCGAAGAAGCAGTTCTTCAAGGTGGCTTTGGTAGTGCAGTTCTAGAATTTGCTCATGAAAAAGGCTATCACCAAGTTGAAATTGAGCGAATGGGAATTCCAGATCACTTTATTGAACATGGAAGCGTCGATAAGCTTTTGGAAGAAATCGGGATGACAACTGGTGATGTGGTCGATCGAATGAGTAATCTTGTTGGAAAGAAACAAAAAAGGGCATAA
- the spoIIIAF gene encoding stage III sporulation protein AF, with product MEFIKEWITNIILFILLATVIDMLLPNSNLQKYTKMVTGLLLIAVILTPILKLVSNDFEEALASIPSIEPYGEKNMENSIEMQKKEIQAWQDAYILEEMAVHLNKLAEEELMEQYGLEIVNIHLDVNVNDTRDFPENLQKVIVQLKMKDEEAEAVEVVKKVAINTQETLPSKKPNKDTEKVASLLAQKWNVNEEKIEVLVEGGKINNNG from the coding sequence ATGGAATTTATTAAGGAATGGATTACCAATATTATTTTATTCATTCTTTTAGCGACGGTCATTGATATGCTCCTCCCCAATTCGAATTTACAAAAATACACAAAAATGGTGACGGGTCTTTTGCTAATCGCGGTTATATTAACCCCAATTTTAAAACTTGTTTCAAATGATTTTGAAGAAGCATTAGCATCTATTCCTTCAATTGAACCCTATGGGGAAAAAAATATGGAAAATTCAATTGAAATGCAGAAAAAAGAAATACAAGCCTGGCAAGATGCATATATTTTAGAAGAAATGGCTGTCCACTTAAATAAGCTAGCAGAAGAGGAGCTGATGGAACAGTACGGATTAGAAATAGTAAACATTCATCTTGATGTAAATGTAAATGACACACGTGACTTCCCGGAAAATCTACAGAAGGTAATCGTTCAATTAAAAATGAAAGATGAAGAAGCAGAGGCTGTTGAGGTGGTCAAAAAAGTAGCAATTAATACCCAAGAAACTCTTCCTTCGAAAAAGCCAAACAAAGATACAGAAAAAGTTGCTTCTCTACTTGCCCAAAAATGGAATGTAAATGAAGAAAAAATCGAAGTTCTTGTTGAAGGAGGGAAGATAAATAACAATGGATAA
- the nusB gene encoding transcription antitermination factor NusB, whose product MKRRTAREKALQALFQIDVSQVEPSSAIEHVLEDKPNDAYLNQLVNGVVENKDFIDETIKKYLENWTMERLATVDRNLLRSAVYELLFCKEDVPPNVAIDEAIEIAKRYGDDHSSKFINGVLSKIKQQL is encoded by the coding sequence ATGAAAAGAAGAACAGCAAGAGAAAAGGCATTGCAAGCATTATTTCAAATTGATGTAAGTCAAGTAGAACCAAGCTCTGCTATTGAACATGTATTAGAAGATAAACCAAATGACGCTTATTTAAATCAGCTTGTAAATGGTGTAGTAGAAAACAAAGATTTTATTGATGAAACGATTAAGAAGTATCTTGAAAATTGGACAATGGAAAGATTGGCGACCGTAGATCGAAATTTATTAAGATCCGCAGTTTATGAACTTCTTTTTTGTAAAGAGGATGTGCCTCCAAATGTAGCGATTGACGAAGCGATCGAAATTGCAAAAAGGTATGGAGATGACCATTCTAGTAAGTTCATAAATGGAGTTCTTTCAAAGATTAAACAGCAGCTATGA
- a CDS encoding exodeoxyribonuclease VII small subunit, translating into MTSEKQLTFEEAMEKLEVIVEKLEEGDVPLEEAINIYKQGMELSKLCHEKLKSVENQLTQILTEDGRKENFVISEEE; encoded by the coding sequence TTGACTTCAGAAAAGCAACTTACTTTTGAAGAAGCGATGGAGAAATTAGAAGTAATCGTTGAAAAGCTGGAAGAGGGAGATGTTCCTCTAGAAGAGGCTATTAATATATACAAGCAGGGTATGGAGCTATCTAAGCTCTGTCATGAAAAGCTGAAAAGTGTGGAAAATCAGCTAACTCAAATATTGACTGAAGACGGGCGAAAAGAAAATTTCGTCATTTCCGAGGAGGAGTAA
- a CDS encoding polyprenyl synthetase family protein yields the protein MQQATFPSFAKTHKSLLEKELKESISRLNAPSIIKESMLYSLEAGGKRIRPLLLFATLAAFGADTKKGLQTAAAIEMIHTYSLIHDDLPSMDNDDLRRGKPTNHKVFGDAFAILAGDALLTYSFQIITETPAEWANAEMKLNLIDELSKAAGAEGMVGGQVADISGEEKELTLNELEYIHIHKTGKLLECSVISGAILSGAEKETINILAEFAYHLGLAFQIRDDILDLEGTEDIIGKPVGSDTYNNKSTYPSLLSLEGAKKSLHQHIQQAKSKLKETGLNTSLLEEITDLIETRDH from the coding sequence TTGCAACAAGCAACCTTTCCATCATTTGCTAAGACTCATAAATCATTATTAGAAAAAGAGCTTAAAGAAAGTATTAGTCGACTGAACGCCCCTTCCATAATTAAAGAATCGATGCTTTATTCATTAGAGGCTGGCGGAAAGAGAATTAGACCGCTGCTTCTTTTTGCGACATTAGCGGCTTTTGGTGCAGATACAAAAAAAGGACTTCAAACTGCAGCAGCAATTGAAATGATCCATACTTATTCACTTATACATGATGATCTGCCTAGTATGGATAATGATGACTTACGTCGTGGAAAGCCAACAAATCATAAAGTTTTCGGGGATGCTTTTGCTATTCTAGCAGGTGATGCACTTTTAACGTATAGCTTTCAAATCATCACTGAAACGCCAGCTGAATGGGCTAATGCAGAAATGAAGCTCAATCTAATAGATGAATTATCGAAGGCAGCTGGTGCTGAAGGCATGGTCGGTGGTCAGGTTGCTGATATTAGTGGGGAAGAGAAAGAGTTAACCTTAAATGAATTGGAGTATATTCATATTCATAAAACAGGAAAGCTGCTCGAATGCAGTGTCATTTCTGGGGCGATCCTTTCTGGAGCAGAAAAAGAAACCATTAATATTTTAGCTGAATTTGCTTACCATCTCGGACTCGCTTTTCAAATTAGGGATGATATTCTTGATCTTGAAGGAACAGAAGATATTATAGGTAAACCAGTTGGCAGTGACACGTATAATAACAAGAGTACTTATCCATCACTCTTGTCATTAGAGGGAGCGAAGAAATCCTTACATCAACATATCCAACAAGCTAAAAGCAAATTGAAAGAAACGGGGCTTAATACATCCTTGCTCGAAGAAATTACTGATTTAATTGAAACAAGGGATCATTAA
- a CDS encoding Asp23/Gls24 family envelope stress response protein: MSENILEMNHDNVGLGKIEIAPEVIEVIAGIAASEVEGVAHMRGNFATGVVERLGKKNHGKGVKVELSEEGIKVDVYCSMTFGISIPSVAQKIQDNIRQALLNMTALDAQEVNIHVVGIVFENQKQVVEYEQEM, encoded by the coding sequence ATGAGCGAAAATATTTTAGAAATGAATCATGATAATGTAGGGCTTGGAAAGATCGAGATTGCCCCAGAAGTAATTGAAGTTATTGCAGGAATTGCAGCTTCAGAAGTTGAAGGGGTAGCCCACATGCGCGGAAACTTCGCAACAGGAGTAGTTGAGCGCCTTGGTAAGAAAAATCATGGTAAAGGTGTAAAAGTTGAGCTTTCTGAAGAGGGTATTAAAGTTGATGTTTATTGCTCGATGACATTTGGCATTTCTATTCCGAGTGTAGCCCAAAAAATTCAAGATAATATCCGCCAGGCATTATTGAATATGACTGCATTAGATGCACAAGAAGTGAATATTCATGTAGTCGGAATCGTTTTTGAAAATCAAAAACAAGTAGTGGAATACGAGCAAGAAATGTAA
- a CDS encoding SpoIIIAH-like family protein — MLLKKQTVWLLTMLSLVVVLSVYYITSPDQKGQNLADVEEKTDQLKDEAATENLDDSAIITNAAGDEMFETLRMELNDERSRKIEELQTKLASTELPAEEISAAKDEIDELETLAQKEYMLETLIRAMNYEDVLVRAEGKNVKVTVKAEKLSKSAANEIIREVNNEISGLNAVTVEFKAPK, encoded by the coding sequence ATGTTATTAAAAAAACAAACTGTCTGGTTATTAACAATGCTTAGCTTAGTTGTAGTATTATCAGTTTATTACATTACCTCACCAGATCAAAAAGGTCAGAACTTAGCAGATGTAGAGGAAAAAACAGACCAACTAAAGGATGAGGCTGCAACAGAGAATTTAGATGATAGTGCCATCATTACTAATGCAGCAGGCGATGAAATGTTTGAAACATTACGTATGGAGCTAAATGATGAGCGCAGCAGGAAGATAGAAGAATTGCAAACAAAACTGGCATCAACAGAACTTCCTGCTGAAGAAATCAGTGCCGCTAAGGATGAGATTGATGAGCTAGAAACACTTGCGCAAAAAGAATATATGCTAGAAACGCTGATTAGAGCTATGAACTACGAGGATGTCCTTGTCCGTGCTGAAGGGAAAAATGTCAAAGTAACTGTGAAAGCAGAAAAACTTTCCAAATCAGCTGCAAATGAAATTATTCGAGAAGTAAACAATGAAATTAGCGGTTTGAATGCAGTAACAGTAGAATTTAAAGCACCAAAATAA
- the accB gene encoding acetyl-CoA carboxylase biotin carboxyl carrier protein, protein MLKVQEIRELIKLVDQSNIDEFVYEHDGSKIKMKKKTAEEVVARPVMPVMEEIPAPKAVQPAMVKQEVVTEPTVQAPIKEIEADTKDLHKIVSPMVGTFYQSSSPDAEAYVKAGSKVSKDSIVCIVEAMKLFNEIEAEVNGEIVEVLVKDGQLVEYGQPLFLVKAE, encoded by the coding sequence ATGTTAAAAGTCCAAGAAATTCGTGAGCTGATTAAGCTTGTTGATCAATCAAATATTGATGAGTTTGTATATGAGCATGATGGCTCTAAAATTAAAATGAAAAAGAAAACAGCAGAAGAAGTCGTTGCAAGACCTGTGATGCCTGTAATGGAAGAGATTCCAGCACCTAAAGCTGTTCAACCTGCAATGGTTAAGCAGGAGGTAGTCACTGAGCCGACTGTTCAAGCTCCTATTAAGGAAATTGAAGCAGATACAAAAGATTTACATAAGATTGTTTCACCGATGGTAGGAACTTTTTATCAATCATCATCTCCAGATGCGGAAGCATATGTAAAAGCTGGTTCCAAAGTTTCAAAAGATTCCATCGTATGTATTGTTGAAGCAATGAAACTATTTAACGAAATTGAAGCTGAAGTAAACGGGGAAATTGTTGAAGTACTTGTAAAGGATGGACAATTAGTCGAATACGGACAGCCACTATTTTTAGTAAAAGCTGAATAA